From one Lycium barbarum isolate Lr01 chromosome 6, ASM1917538v2, whole genome shotgun sequence genomic stretch:
- the LOC132599448 gene encoding large ribosomal subunit protein uL11-like, with protein sequence MPPKFDPSQVVEVYVRVTGGEVGAASSLAPKIGPLGLSPRKIGEDIAKETSKDWKGLRVTVKLTVQNRQAKVSVVPSAAALVIKALKEPERDRKKTKNIKHNGNISLDDVIEIAKVMAVRSMAKELSGTVKEILGTCVSVGCTVDGKDPKDLQQEISDGDVEIPEN encoded by the coding sequence atgccgcCAAAGTTCGATCCATCTCAGGTTGTGGAAGTATATGTCCGAGTGACAGGTGGCGAAGTGGGAGCAGCATCATCACTGGCTCCTAAAATAGGACCATTAGGTCTTTCCCCTCGGAAAATAGGTGAAGACATTGCTAAAGAAACCTCTAAAGACTGGAAAGGCTTACGTGTCACCGTTAAACTAACTGTCCAAAACCGTCAAGCTAAAGTATCAGTTGTACCTTCAGCAGCAGCACTTGTAATAAAGGCATTGAAAGAACCAGAAAGAGACAGGAAGAAAACAAAGAATATAAAACATAATGGGAATATATCACTTGATGATGTTATTGAGATTGCTAAGGTTATGGCTGTTAGATCTATGGCTAAGGAATTGAGTGGTACTGTTAAGGAGATATTGGGTACGTGTGTCAGTGTTGGTTGTACTGTTGATGGTAAAGATCCTAAGGATTTGCAACAAGAGATCTCTGATGGTGACGTGGAAATTCCTGAGAATTAA
- the LOC132599449 gene encoding large ribosomal subunit protein uL11-like: MPPKFDPSQVVEVYVRVTGGEVGAASSLAPKIGPLGLSPRKIGEDIAKETSKDWKGLRVTVKLTVQNRQAKVSVVPSAAALVIKALKEPERDRKKTKNIKHNGNISLDDVIEIAKVMAVRSMAKELTGTVKEILGTCVSVGCTVDGKDPKDLQQEISDGDVEIPEN, translated from the coding sequence atgccgcCAAAGTTCGATCCATCTCAGGTTGTGGAAGTATATGTCCGAGTGACAGGTGGCGAAGTAGGAGCAGCATCATCACTGGCTCCTAAAATAGGACCATTAGGTCTTTCCCCTCGGAAAATAGGTGAAGACATTGCTAAAGAAACCTCTAAAGACTGGAAAGGCTTACGTGTCACCGTTAAACTAACTGTCCAAAACCGTCAAGCTAAAGTATCAGTTGTACCTTCAGCAGCAGCACTTGTAATCAAGGCATTGAAAGAACCAGAAAGGGATAGGAAGAAAACAAAGAATATAAAACATAATGGGAATATATCACTTGATGATGTTATTGAGATTGCTAAGGTTATGGCTGTTCGATCTATGGCTAAGGAATTGACTGGAACTGTTAAGGAAATATTGGGTACGTGTGTCAGTGTTGGTTGTACTGTTGATGGTAAAGATCCTAAGGATTTGCAACAGGAGATCTCTGATGGTGACGTGGAAATTCCTGAGAATTAA